Proteins co-encoded in one Inquilinus sp. Marseille-Q2685 genomic window:
- a CDS encoding DNA/RNA non-specific endonuclease gives MARKTEPRGIDPERLKQAAREAADLYLDHPNVTSVGIGRKPEGGKPTGELCIQFTVGRKAAPQALVDEGIPPLPKSITVDGVTIPTDVVERRYKPSWQLVPQVVKDERKLRRDPLVPGISVSHPAGTAGTLGCIVYDRQEGRPHILSNWHVLHGEEGRLGDTVVQPGPFDDNRIESNGCGVLVRSHLGLAGDCAIARIEGREVDPKILDLGVRVARLGRPELGDRVVKSGRTTGVTWGIVTRIETTGKLSYGDQIGFKRIGGFEIGPDPDRPAAEDEISKGGDSGSVWLGVDGKGDPADVMLGLHFGGEADGAEADEGDFALACGAEAVFKKLEIEPTPPDLAQAAPAATGGGYDPQFLGGRTVPMPALSRAQETDAAKVGGSPVIRHTHFSLVLSKSRRLARWVAWNVDGGQIRMLSRSGLKFTVDPLVDAKWQTGDALYASNRLDRGHIARRQDLVWGTPEEAARANRESFYFTNIAPQHEAYNQSGLNGLWGLLENAILEEVEVEQLRVSVLGGPVFRDDDPVYRGTAIPRDYWKIVAYVEAGALKAKAFLLTQEDLLNRIEALGLEPFRLYQLPIAELESRTGLDFGDLKAADDRAAPARPARGRRAAAEALPRVTLIESLADIEL, from the coding sequence ATGGCCCGCAAGACCGAGCCTCGTGGAATCGACCCGGAGCGCCTGAAGCAGGCCGCCCGCGAGGCCGCGGACCTCTATCTCGACCATCCGAACGTCACCTCGGTCGGGATCGGCCGGAAGCCCGAAGGCGGCAAGCCGACCGGCGAGCTGTGCATCCAGTTCACCGTCGGCCGCAAGGCCGCGCCCCAGGCGCTGGTGGACGAGGGCATCCCGCCGCTGCCGAAGAGCATCACGGTCGACGGCGTCACGATTCCGACCGACGTGGTCGAGCGGCGCTACAAGCCGTCCTGGCAGCTGGTGCCGCAGGTGGTGAAGGACGAGCGCAAGCTGCGCCGCGATCCGCTGGTGCCGGGCATCAGCGTCAGCCATCCCGCAGGCACGGCCGGCACCCTCGGCTGCATCGTCTACGACCGGCAGGAGGGGCGGCCGCACATCCTGTCGAACTGGCACGTGCTGCACGGCGAGGAGGGCCGGCTGGGCGACACGGTCGTCCAGCCCGGGCCGTTCGACGACAACCGGATCGAGAGCAACGGCTGCGGCGTGCTGGTGCGCAGCCATCTCGGCCTGGCCGGCGACTGCGCCATCGCCCGGATCGAGGGCCGCGAGGTCGACCCGAAGATCCTCGACCTCGGCGTCAGGGTCGCCCGCCTGGGCCGGCCGGAGCTCGGCGACCGGGTGGTGAAGTCCGGCCGCACCACAGGCGTCACCTGGGGCATCGTCACCCGGATCGAGACCACGGGGAAGCTGTCCTACGGCGACCAGATCGGGTTCAAGCGGATCGGCGGCTTCGAGATCGGCCCCGACCCCGACCGACCGGCGGCGGAGGACGAGATCAGCAAGGGTGGCGATTCGGGCTCGGTCTGGCTCGGCGTCGACGGCAAGGGCGACCCGGCCGACGTCATGCTCGGCCTGCATTTCGGGGGCGAGGCCGACGGCGCCGAGGCCGACGAGGGCGACTTCGCGCTCGCCTGCGGCGCCGAGGCCGTGTTCAAGAAGCTGGAGATCGAGCCGACGCCGCCGGATCTGGCGCAGGCCGCTCCGGCGGCCACCGGCGGCGGCTACGACCCGCAGTTCCTGGGCGGCAGGACCGTGCCGATGCCGGCGCTGTCGCGGGCGCAGGAGACGGACGCGGCGAAGGTCGGCGGTTCGCCCGTGATCCGCCACACCCATTTCTCGCTGGTGCTCAGCAAGTCGCGCCGCCTGGCCCGCTGGGTGGCCTGGAACGTCGATGGCGGCCAGATCCGCATGCTCAGCCGCAGCGGGCTGAAGTTCACGGTCGACCCGCTGGTCGACGCGAAATGGCAGACCGGCGACGCCCTCTACGCCTCCAACCGCCTCGACCGCGGCCATATCGCCCGGCGCCAGGACCTGGTCTGGGGCACGCCGGAGGAGGCGGCGAGGGCCAACCGCGAATCCTTCTACTTCACCAACATCGCGCCGCAGCACGAGGCTTACAACCAGTCCGGGCTGAACGGCCTCTGGGGCCTGCTTGAGAATGCGATCCTGGAGGAGGTGGAGGTCGAGCAACTGCGCGTTTCGGTGCTGGGCGGGCCGGTGTTCCGCGACGACGACCCGGTCTATCGCGGCACCGCCATCCCGCGCGACTACTGGAAGATCGTGGCCTATGTCGAGGCCGGCGCGCTCAAGGCCAAGGCCTTCCTGCTGACCCAGGAGGACCTGCTGAACCGGATCGAGGCGCTGGGGCTGGA